In Methanothrix sp., a genomic segment contains:
- a CDS encoding TldD/PmbA family protein yields the protein MRISDTSDSLVEFARRLLNLALKQGAEEAEVYGMVGRSVDVDLRREYVEMASESYHSGLGLRAVVGGAVGFSSSSDMSQLEFVAKSAVRSARARGRDDSWISLPRPERVTEPEGIYDRRLDQITPEECIDIAAGLLAGCQEVRGAEPVSGGVACVSGTGFVLNSQGIELMETSTLMQASMEAIARGEDVATGSEFFNSRRLELSMEPVGRAAGELARSSLGGVRGESGSFDVLLRPLAAAELLEGTLLTSLEADNVQKGRSSLRGRVGEMIASEDFMLIDDGLLPAGIDSSAFDGEGVPSQRTVLVDGGALKGFLYDSYAAGKDGTHSTGNSVRSGYSDLPRVGSRNLIVSSPSAHELQAERGGYLVHGLIGAHTANPISGDFSVEARNAFRLAPGGEAQPVRSLMLAGNIFEILQTVEVGIDRRSVGPIVTPSLKVRMRVVGS from the coding sequence ATGAGGATCTCAGATACATCGGATAGCCTGGTCGAATTCGCCCGCAGGCTGCTCAACCTGGCCCTTAAGCAGGGGGCGGAGGAGGCTGAGGTCTATGGAATGGTGGGGCGCTCTGTGGATGTCGACCTCAGGCGGGAGTATGTGGAGATGGCAAGCGAGAGCTACCACTCTGGCCTGGGATTGCGCGCCGTGGTCGGCGGCGCAGTCGGATTCTCCAGCAGCAGCGACATGAGCCAGTTGGAGTTCGTGGCCAAGAGTGCAGTGCGCTCGGCCAGGGCGCGGGGAAGGGATGACTCCTGGATCTCCCTGCCCCGTCCGGAGAGGGTGACTGAGCCAGAGGGGATCTATGACCGCCGGCTCGATCAGATCACTCCCGAGGAGTGCATCGATATTGCCGCTGGCCTGCTGGCCGGCTGCCAGGAGGTCCGGGGGGCGGAGCCGGTCTCCGGCGGAGTGGCCTGCGTCTCGGGCACGGGATTTGTGCTCAACTCCCAGGGTATAGAGCTGATGGAGACATCGACGCTGATGCAGGCCTCAATGGAGGCCATAGCCCGGGGAGAAGATGTGGCCACCGGAAGTGAGTTTTTCAATTCCCGCCGCCTGGAGCTGTCGATGGAGCCCGTGGGCCGGGCAGCAGGGGAATTGGCCCGGTCATCTCTGGGAGGAGTTCGGGGGGAGAGCGGAAGCTTTGATGTGCTGCTCAGGCCCCTGGCAGCGGCGGAGCTCTTGGAGGGCACTCTCTTAACCTCTTTGGAGGCGGATAACGTTCAGAAGGGGCGCTCTTCTCTTCGGGGCAGGGTGGGGGAGATGATAGCATCAGAGGACTTCATGCTCATAGATGATGGCCTTCTTCCCGCGGGGATAGACTCCTCCGCCTTCGATGGAGAGGGGGTGCCCTCTCAGAGGACAGTCCTGGTGGATGGGGGGGCGCTGAAGGGATTTCTCTATGACAGCTATGCCGCCGGGAAGGACGGCACCCATTCCACAGGAAACTCCGTCCGCTCCGGTTACTCCGATCTTCCCCGGGTGGGATCGAGAAACCTGATCGTCAGCTCTCCCTCTGCCCATGAGCTCCAGGCAGAGAGGGGAGGCTATCTCGTCCATGGACTCATCGGCGCTCATACTGCCAATCCCATATCGGGCGACTTCTCAGTCGAGGCGCGCAATGCCTTCCGCCTCGCCCCGGGAGGGGAGGCGCAGCCGGTTCGCTCTCTCATGCTCGCCGGGAATATATTCGAAATCCTGCAGACGGTCGAGGTGGGCATTGACCGCCGATCTGTGGGCCCCATTGTCACCCCCTCATTGAAGGTCAGAATGAGGGTGGTAGGGAGCTGA
- a CDS encoding ribose-phosphate diphosphokinase: MIIGGPSSQLLAGRVAAVLGEELALCEYRTFPDGESYTQVVASLEERVIIIQSTPTDQDLVYLLQLLDICQESSIDLVIPYFGYARQDKIFKPGEPMTARAVATALNPFLRRGKVHLVNIHAPSILSHFSCPADNLDATPLLADKVASLGLKDLVVISPDKGAVAMARTAASALGADCDYLQKTRLSGTEVSMAPKEIDLRNRDVVIFDDMIATGGTMATAIEMLRAQGAARVYLAAVHPVLTGSAVLKLYRSGVEGILATDTLDRGVSTVSVAPIIAKALLKG; encoded by the coding sequence ATGATCATTGGAGGTCCGAGCTCCCAGCTTCTGGCGGGCAGGGTGGCAGCGGTTTTAGGGGAGGAGCTGGCGTTATGCGAGTACAGGACATTTCCCGATGGGGAGTCGTATACCCAGGTGGTGGCTTCACTGGAGGAGAGGGTGATCATAATCCAGTCCACCCCCACCGATCAGGATCTGGTCTATCTGCTGCAGCTACTGGATATCTGCCAGGAGAGCAGCATCGACCTGGTCATACCCTACTTCGGCTATGCCCGCCAGGATAAGATCTTCAAGCCCGGCGAGCCCATGACCGCCAGGGCAGTGGCCACGGCTCTCAATCCCTTCCTGAGGAGGGGAAAAGTCCATCTGGTCAACATCCATGCCCCCTCCATCCTCTCCCATTTCTCCTGTCCAGCAGACAATCTGGATGCTACGCCGCTTTTGGCGGATAAGGTGGCCTCCTTGGGCCTGAAGGATCTGGTGGTCATATCCCCGGATAAGGGAGCAGTGGCCATGGCCCGGACGGCGGCCTCTGCCCTGGGGGCGGACTGCGACTACCTGCAGAAGACCCGCCTTTCCGGCACTGAGGTCAGCATGGCCCCCAAAGAGATCGATCTCCGGAACAGAGATGTGGTGATATTCGATGATATGATCGCCACGGGAGGGACCATGGCCACAGCCATAGAGATGCTGCGGGCACAGGGCGCAGCCCGGGTCTACCTGGCAGCAGTGCATCCCGTCCTCACCGGCTCAGCAGTCCTCAAGCTCTATCGCTCCGGGGTAGAGGGCATCCTGGCCACTGACACCCTGGACAGAGGAGTGAGCACCGTCTCTGTGGCACCGATAATTGCGAAGGCGCTGCTGAAGGGCTGA
- a CDS encoding AzlD domain-containing protein has protein sequence MAEAGYQYLLLILGMGLVTYIPRWFPLLWLARRRLPEWFIEWLDLVPVAILSALIFSDLFVVGEPRHVELLQSKSLVAIPTLLFALKTRSLGGTVIMGMALFWLRTSYHWGS, from the coding sequence ATGGCTGAGGCTGGATACCAGTACCTGCTCCTTATACTGGGCATGGGGCTGGTCACCTACATCCCCCGCTGGTTCCCATTGCTCTGGCTGGCCCGGCGGAGGCTGCCCGAATGGTTCATTGAATGGCTGGACCTGGTCCCAGTGGCCATCCTGAGCGCCCTTATATTCTCCGATCTGTTTGTGGTCGGCGAGCCCCGCCATGTGGAGCTGCTCCAGAGCAAGTCGCTTGTGGCCATACCCACCCTCCTCTTTGCCCTCAAGACCAGATCCCTGGGGGGGACGGTTATCATGGGAATGGCCCTCTTCTGGCTGAGAACGAGCTATCACTGGGGCTCTTAG
- a CDS encoding AzlC family ABC transporter permease — MKARPPTPAIAAEGMPDPARARLAEGEEPLRASIRAGLEAAWPICIGYLPLGLAFGVLAQKEGLSLLDIALMSAVVFAGSSQFIAVAMLGLGASPLSIILTTFIVNSRHILMSSALAVHLQGLSRSFLSLYAYGITDESFAVNIARFKEAGWHPYRALAVNHTANLAWIGSTILGGYCGQFIAAGSFGIDYALSAMFLSLIVFQLKGRIYAFTALITGLVAAALSLVHPGHSFIIIASLLGASLGFALKRYDRRRRGIDG, encoded by the coding sequence ATGAAAGCCCGCCCACCGACTCCGGCTATTGCAGCAGAGGGAATGCCGGATCCCGCCCGGGCCCGACTGGCAGAGGGAGAAGAGCCTCTGCGGGCATCGATTCGGGCGGGCCTTGAGGCTGCCTGGCCCATATGCATCGGCTACCTCCCCCTGGGGCTGGCCTTTGGGGTGCTGGCCCAAAAGGAGGGGCTCAGCCTTCTGGATATTGCCCTCATGTCTGCTGTGGTCTTCGCCGGAAGCTCCCAGTTCATCGCCGTGGCGATGCTCGGCCTGGGAGCCTCACCCCTATCCATCATCCTCACCACCTTCATCGTCAACTCCAGGCATATCCTGATGAGCTCTGCCCTTGCCGTCCACCTGCAGGGATTGAGCAGAAGCTTCCTCTCCCTTTATGCCTATGGAATCACTGATGAGAGCTTTGCCGTCAATATAGCCAGGTTCAAGGAGGCCGGCTGGCATCCCTACCGGGCGCTGGCGGTCAATCACACTGCCAACCTGGCCTGGATCGGCAGCACCATCCTGGGAGGCTACTGCGGCCAGTTCATAGCCGCAGGGAGCTTTGGCATCGATTATGCTCTGAGCGCCATGTTCCTCAGCCTGATTGTATTTCAGCTCAAAGGGCGGATATATGCCTTCACCGCCCTGATCACCGGCCTGGTGGCCGCGGCCCTCTCCCTCGTCCATCCAGGCCACTCATTCATCATCATTGCATCGCTGCTGGGGGCAAGCCTGGGATTCGCCCTCAAGAGATATGATCGCCGCAGGAGAGGGATTGATGGCTGA
- a CDS encoding creatininase family protein, which produces MKLLEEMSWPQIEEGQRESRTVILPVGATEEHGPHLPVFTDTIEALVVARAAAQRRGVFLAPPLHYGVCRSTRGFPGTIAVGHDALRAYVKDLLVSFAESGFERALILTGHAGSQHISALKEACQMALQECDLSVSLVSLFDLIDPKAVETAGDGHAGEIESSMMLAIRSDLVAGLPGKHSPQRPRFLILRSVRHLMGNGIMGDPSLATPEKGRLFLEMATEGVIRALDELESDLWRA; this is translated from the coding sequence ATGAAGCTGCTGGAGGAGATGAGCTGGCCCCAGATCGAGGAGGGCCAGAGGGAGAGCAGGACAGTGATCCTGCCGGTGGGGGCGACAGAGGAGCACGGGCCCCACCTTCCCGTATTCACCGATACCATCGAGGCCCTGGTGGTGGCGCGTGCGGCTGCTCAGAGAAGGGGCGTTTTCCTCGCTCCACCGCTTCATTACGGCGTCTGTCGCAGCACCCGTGGCTTTCCCGGCACCATTGCTGTCGGCCATGATGCCCTGCGGGCGTATGTAAAAGATCTGCTGGTCTCATTTGCGGAGAGCGGATTTGAGAGGGCTCTGATCCTCACCGGCCATGCCGGAAGCCAGCATATATCCGCCCTGAAGGAGGCCTGTCAGATGGCCCTGCAGGAGTGTGATCTCTCTGTCAGCCTGGTCTCCCTCTTCGATCTGATCGATCCAAAGGCGGTGGAGACTGCCGGTGACGGGCATGCAGGGGAGATAGAGAGCTCAATGATGCTGGCCATTCGCAGCGATCTGGTGGCCGGACTGCCCGGGAAGCACTCTCCTCAAAGGCCCAGATTCCTCATACTGAGAAGCGTCCGTCACCTGATGGGAAACGGGATCATGGGAGATCCCTCCCTGGCCACCCCTGAGAAGGGGAGGCTCTTTTTAGAGATGGCCACAGAGGGGGTCATCAGGGCGCTGGATGAGCTGGAGTCGGATCTATGGAGGGCGTGA
- a CDS encoding oligosaccharyl transferase, archaeosortase A system-associated — MSNRSVGKGDEGKKAAASGQKARPQDAPPIPLEKKAKRKGVAGIGQNNDILLYVGLIVTAAISLFLRTYYNWKYVFTENGVVFSSETDAWYHMMLAKGVVINHQRMWFDPMTNFPSGTVLHFGPFHSWSIAIVSEILGLGNPSMHLVDTVGALMPAVLGALLVFPAYFIGRELAGKSCGLISALIIAVIPGQLFSRTTLGFTDHHAAEILLSTAAMMFLMLALRSGRRMTFESLRGDCSKFKAPLVYSFLAGIFLGLYIDAWSSGFLFVGVILFFVFWQCIFEHLKGRSVEYLSIITTIAFLAAIIPILPFVKPYYGFNHYYYSLFQPTILLIGAAAALVFAFLSRYLKESGLARYYYPGVLLGAVALGTGIFYLFLPQFTRPLLMGIFTIFQKKAGGAATVAEASPLFGNGPGNVLTYFPGMGFFEIGGFFVRTDDMIALLLTTFTFALLALILLAARNIRSPRAVDTAMISWSLIILVLALAQNRFTYYYGANVAILTAFLVVWAMQKVGIENLDLDIIRQGEGSKTIWPALKVVIAAILIFALIIMPSMSWSIKFAQSAVGPDSDWLTSTAWLQNNTPSPGMDLWEKYQRPASGRYQYPESAYGVMSWWDYGHLIEVVGHRIPNANPFQQGIGSVKLGTPGSSPFFLAENETQAEKVLSELDLNRSRYMNTRYVMVDHQMATGKFYAMTAWSGISSSNYLGGFLQEQGDGYGQVYLYREPYFRSMTARMFFFDGTEVDGSQGIGLAYLPKEIREGVEVPVLAQAPKITSNRTELEEFIQSSREKGYMAEIGSTSPAVSGVPLEALQHFRLVHESETPVTTSGQKWVKIFENVPGAVVSGSATAGTRVSATVDILTNQNRLFKYSQSNITDSDGRFTLILPYSTEGPIAGGTQFDTMPQGNYTLVVGSTAYGLRVPERYVLEGASIEV; from the coding sequence ATGTCTAACAGATCAGTAGGTAAGGGTGATGAAGGCAAAAAAGCCGCAGCTTCTGGCCAGAAGGCCAGGCCGCAGGATGCTCCTCCCATCCCCCTGGAAAAGAAGGCCAAGAGAAAGGGCGTGGCCGGCATCGGGCAGAACAACGATATCCTCCTGTATGTGGGATTGATTGTGACTGCTGCCATCTCGCTCTTTTTGCGCACCTATTACAACTGGAAGTATGTATTTACAGAGAACGGCGTCGTCTTCAGCAGCGAGACTGATGCCTGGTATCACATGATGCTGGCCAAGGGGGTGGTGATCAACCACCAGAGGATGTGGTTTGATCCCATGACCAACTTCCCCAGCGGAACGGTCTTGCATTTTGGCCCCTTTCACAGCTGGTCGATTGCCATCGTCTCAGAGATCCTGGGCCTGGGCAACCCCAGCATGCATCTGGTGGACACAGTCGGAGCCCTCATGCCTGCCGTTCTGGGAGCTCTCTTGGTCTTCCCGGCCTACTTCATTGGAAGGGAGCTGGCAGGCAAGAGCTGCGGACTGATATCGGCATTGATCATCGCTGTCATCCCCGGCCAGTTATTCAGTCGCACCACATTGGGATTCACTGATCACCATGCAGCGGAGATCCTGCTCAGCACTGCGGCTATGATGTTCCTGATGCTGGCTCTGCGCTCTGGAAGGCGCATGACCTTCGAGTCCCTCAGAGGGGACTGCTCCAAATTCAAGGCCCCGCTCGTCTACTCCTTCCTGGCAGGGATCTTCCTGGGGCTGTATATCGATGCCTGGTCGTCCGGATTCCTGTTCGTGGGAGTGATACTGTTCTTCGTCTTCTGGCAGTGTATCTTCGAGCATCTGAAGGGCAGAAGCGTTGAATACCTGAGCATCATCACCACTATTGCCTTCCTGGCGGCGATCATTCCCATTCTCCCCTTCGTCAAACCCTACTACGGATTCAATCATTATTACTACAGCCTCTTCCAGCCCACCATCCTCCTGATTGGGGCGGCGGCGGCATTGGTCTTCGCCTTCCTCTCCCGCTATCTCAAAGAGAGCGGCCTGGCCAGATACTACTATCCTGGTGTGCTGCTGGGCGCCGTTGCCCTTGGCACTGGCATATTCTATCTCTTCCTCCCCCAGTTCACCAGGCCCCTGTTGATGGGGATATTCACCATATTCCAGAAGAAGGCCGGAGGAGCGGCCACTGTTGCCGAGGCCTCACCGCTGTTCGGCAACGGCCCGGGCAATGTCCTCACCTATTTCCCGGGCATGGGCTTCTTTGAGATCGGAGGATTTTTCGTCCGGACCGATGATATGATCGCCCTTCTCCTGACCACATTCACCTTTGCCCTCCTGGCCCTCATCCTGCTCGCCGCCCGGAATATCAGGAGCCCAAGAGCAGTGGATACAGCGATGATATCATGGTCTCTGATCATCCTGGTCCTGGCCCTCGCCCAGAACAGGTTCACCTATTACTATGGGGCCAATGTGGCCATACTGACAGCTTTCCTGGTGGTATGGGCCATGCAGAAGGTGGGAATTGAGAATCTGGATCTGGATATCATCAGGCAGGGGGAGGGCAGCAAGACGATCTGGCCAGCCCTCAAGGTGGTCATCGCTGCCATACTGATATTTGCATTGATCATAATGCCCAGCATGAGCTGGAGCATTAAATTCGCCCAGAGTGCCGTCGGCCCGGACTCGGACTGGCTGACCTCCACTGCCTGGCTGCAGAATAATACCCCAAGCCCGGGAATGGATCTATGGGAGAAATACCAGCGCCCGGCCAGCGGGAGGTATCAATATCCGGAATCAGCCTATGGCGTCATGTCCTGGTGGGATTACGGCCATCTGATCGAGGTGGTGGGGCACAGAATTCCCAATGCCAACCCCTTCCAGCAGGGGATAGGAAGCGTCAAACTGGGAACGCCTGGATCCTCTCCCTTCTTCCTGGCGGAGAACGAGACCCAGGCGGAGAAGGTGCTCTCCGAGCTGGACCTGAACAGGTCTCGCTATATGAACACCAGGTATGTGATGGTCGACCATCAGATGGCCACAGGGAAGTTCTATGCCATGACTGCCTGGAGTGGCATATCCAGTTCAAATTACTTAGGAGGGTTCCTGCAGGAGCAGGGAGATGGTTACGGCCAGGTCTATCTCTACAGAGAGCCCTACTTCAGGTCCATGACGGCACGCATGTTCTTCTTCGATGGAACAGAGGTGGATGGAAGCCAGGGGATAGGATTGGCCTACCTGCCGAAGGAGATCCGCGAAGGGGTGGAGGTTCCCGTCCTTGCCCAGGCCCCCAAGATCACCAGCAACCGCACTGAGCTGGAGGAGTTCATCCAATCCAGCAGGGAGAAGGGATACATGGCCGAGATCGGATCCACCAGCCCCGCCGTTTCCGGAGTGCCCCTGGAGGCCCTGCAGCACTTCCGGCTGGTGCATGAGTCAGAGACCCCAGTCACTACCTCCGGCCAGAAGTGGGTCAAGATCTTCGAGAATGTGCCAGGAGCAGTGGTCAGCGGAAGCGCCACAGCGGGAACCAGGGTCTCTGCAACAGTGGACATCCTCACCAACCAGAACAGGCTCTTCAAGTACAGTCAGTCCAATATCACCGATTCCGATGGCCGGTTCACACTGATCCTCCCGTACTCGACTGAGGGACCCATTGCTGGCGGCACTCAGTTCGATACCATGCCGCAAGGAAACTACACCCTGGTTGTGGGGAGCACCGCCTACGGCCTGAGGGTGCCTGAGAGATATGTCCTGGAAGGAGCGAGCATCGAGGTATGA
- the queD gene encoding 6-carboxytetrahydropterin synthase QueD, with protein MKLGLVTEFDAAHSLPGYQGKCACMHGHTYQVEMVVEGEVGPDGFVMDFYELKKILSSAIEPLDHICLNDILPNPTAEMIAQWIAERLKKEMEPTSIRLCSLKLWEGKNKWVLLD; from the coding sequence ATGAAGCTCGGACTGGTCACGGAGTTCGATGCCGCCCACAGCCTGCCCGGCTATCAGGGAAAATGTGCCTGCATGCACGGCCATACCTACCAGGTGGAGATGGTGGTGGAAGGGGAGGTGGGGCCGGATGGCTTCGTCATGGACTTCTATGAGCTGAAGAAGATCCTGAGCTCTGCTATTGAGCCCCTGGACCACATCTGTCTGAACGATATCCTTCCCAATCCCACTGCTGAGATGATCGCCCAGTGGATTGCAGAGAGGCTGAAAAAGGAGATGGAGCCCACATCGATCAGGCTCTGCTCCCTCAAGCTCTGGGAGGGAAAGAACAAATGGGTTCTGCTGGACTGA